Sequence from the Fodinibius salicampi genome:
CGATCAGAGAGCGTCACGAAGATCGAGGATGCCAGCCAAGATATCGGGACGCTGGTTGAAGCGGGGATTATTCTCAATAGCCAATATTCAGGCGGCGGTCCCACCTATCTTTTTAACGGACTCACCGAGCTTAAACCGGATATGATAGCTGAAGCTACCAAAAACGCACGACAATCGGCCGAACAATTTGCAAGCGATTCAGGGAGTGAGTTAGATGGTATTCGCAGTGCCAACCAGGGAGTTTTTGTGATACTTGCGCGTGACAAAGCTCCCATGCTTCAGGAAGAAAAACAAATTCGAAAAACAGTACGCGTAGTTTCTACGATTGAGTATTACCTGGCAGAATAAGTTACATGATAAAATAATCAGCAATAATATCGCTTATTCCCCTTCATCCGTGTATTCTACCCAGCAATTCTCAGTTTCCCAGACCGTGACCTTAAGCGTTATACCCTCAGGAATGCGGCTCATCGTCTCTTTATAAATAAACTCTGCAATGCGCTCAGCTGTGGGGTTAACCGGAATCTCTTCATTCAATACTGAATGATCAAGTCCCCCTTTTTCAGATCCTTTGGCCGCCCATTTCAACTCTTTAAAATCACAGACCATATCATCCGTATTCAAATACTTTGAGGGATTGAGCTTATTGGATTCAGCGGAAATATGCACTTTATAACTGTGTCCATGCAGACGTCCGCACTTACCATCATATCCCTCAATTCGGTGGGCAGCATCAAATTTAAAGGTTGTATGTAGCGTCCATGTAGGCATTTACGATTATGATTATCTAATATTAAAAAAAGAAAGGCTTGCCAGTTATCCTGACAAGCCCTTAAAAATAATGAAATATTAGGAGAATTAGGAATCAGTCATGCCCTGTACAATACGCCAGTTGTAATGTTAGACTCAAATCCAATATCATATTTTACTCTGGCCACTTTATGGTACAGCCCAATGCTTTGGTAGTCTTCGGATCAATTTCATTCCCTGCCACCAAATTTTCAATAGCATTTTTCAAAAAAGTCTTTTCAACATCCTCTGCTGATTTTGCATTATCATCAATGGCCCCGGTATAAACCAATTCCATATCGCTGTTGAATAAGAATATATCCGGAGTACGAGTAGCACCAAATGCCTCTGCCAACTTAGCCTGTTTATCCAATGCATAATAAAACTGATAATTGCTTGACTCAGCCCGTTCCTTCATATCCTCCATTGACTCTCCTTCATCACGGATAGCCGCATTTGGATTCAGCGCGATAACCCCAATACCATTACCTTCAGCAAGCTCAGCAATAGGATTATAACGATCCTCCCACGCCTTTACCCATGGGCAGGTATTACAAGAGAAGTTCACCAATAATCCATTTTCTCCTGCAACCTCTGCAAGGGTAAGTGTTTCACCGGATACATCGGTAACCTCCACATCCGTAAGTGGAGCTTTGGCTCCGATTTCCAATCGCTCAGCCGGATTATTTTCCACCGGCAAAAAAGCCAGCAGTCCAATAGTAAGTACTATAGAAAGTATATAAGCTGTTTTATTTATATCCATGATAATCAGTTGTTTAGTGCTTTTTTGATATTAGTTTTGAACTTCTCATACTCTGCTCCCTGTTCCCAACTTGCAATCACATGACCATCTTTATCTAAAATCTTAGTGAAAGGTAAAGCCCCGCTCCAATTCTCAGATAATGCCTCGATAAAAGGTTGATCTTTGCCCGTTTTAAAATAGGTCATCCAATCTACCTCCTGTTCTTTCAGGAATTTTATTGCACGTTCTCTATTGTCCGGAAAATCAGCCGAAATAAATATAACCTGGACTTCATCCTGATACTCGCGCTGCAGTTCAACGATATGTGGAAATTCCTCAATGCAGGGCGCACACCAAGTTGCCCATACATTAATCAATACGGCCTTTTCGTCCTCGTAAGAATTGATAATCTCCTGTAACTCCTCCCTCGCTACATCCTTCAGTAAAGGTTCTGAATCTGAAGTGGTAGTCTGGGCAATCCCAACAACAACAGTTGCAAAAATTACAAATCCTACCATCAATATACTTTTAAAAGCTACAGAATTTCTTATCATGCTATACTAAATATTTTGTTCATTAGGATCCCACAAATGTTTTTCTATATCAATCTGGTAGTCATCTACAAATGTAACTCCTTCCTGCTTTAAACGTTCCCGCATCGTATCATCCGGAAAATGAGCACGTCCCGTTAGCTCGCCATACCTATTAACAACACGATGTGCAGGAATATTCGTTTCAGAAACGTTATTGAGCGCATATCCCACCATTCGAGCACCCGATGCAATCCCCAAATAACGGGCAATAATTCCATAAGTTGAAACTCTACCCCTCGGAATTTGAGCAACTACCGAGTATACGCGCTCATAATAATCATCCATAAATTATTTTAACAAATTAGACAGGTTGATTGCAGTATCCTGACCAAGATGTCCGGCATCCCTAACCATATCCACGGTTCTATTCCCTAAGGTCTTATAAACTTCTAGGAGTTCAGGGTTATCCTTCAAAATATCCAAATGTTTTTTAACAGTTGTTATATCACCTCTTTTTATAGGACCGGATAATGCAGCTTCAAAAGAGGACTGTTTTGCATTATTCAATGATGTTTGAACAAGCGGAAGTAATGCTCTCTTAATATCTTCAGCAGGTAAACCGCTTATTTCAGCTAAAGAAACAGACGATTGAAGCAAGGCATGAAGATAATTGGAAGCCATAACGCCGGCAACATGCAGATGCGATTTTTGACTGGCAGTTACCTCCATAGCCTTAGCTCCAAGGCTCTTGGCTATCTTCCTTAGAAGACCAAAAGACTTCTCATCACCCTGTAGGCTAAAAAAGATATCGCTAAAATCGTCTGTTGTAGAAGAGGAAGTAAAGGTCTGAAGAGGATGAAAAGACGCCACCGCCCCTCCCTCCTTTCTTAATGGGGAAAGCAGCTCTGCAGATTCACTTCCCGAACAATGAACAAAAGTGTGATCCTCTACATTGCCGGAAAGTTTTTTTAGTCTGGCCGTTATTTCTGATATGGCTCCATCCGATACTGTAATAAATACTATCTCTCCCAACTCATTAATCCCGGAAGGAAAACCTCCGGCAATGTCTATATTCAACTTGCGAGCTACAGAATAAGCTGTTTTAGAAGTACGATTATAAACACTTTTTACTTCAACTCCCTTTTCGACAAGCGCCCGAACCAGCGTTGTTCCAAGTGCGCCTAATCCTATAATCGTGACGTCTGGTTTTTCCATGACTGGCTATTAACTAAAAAACACCTGTTGGCGATCGGCATAGGCCGTAAGCAAACTACCCTCATAATTCTCATAAATATTTTCAAGAAATGTAAGATCGGCACCCCATTTATTGGCCACAATAATACCAGCAATAAAAGAGGTTGTTCCTTTTATCTTTGATTCACCACTGTTCAAATAGTTCAGCAAACCGGAGTGATTGTTTTGTGATACCATCTCGGCTACCTTTCTAAATTCTTTCTTATGAATATTTTCAAGTTCACAACAAAAAACCAATAGAGCATTGCGTGAAGCTAACACCTCCTCCAATACATAAGCCACTTCTTTCACAATGGCCGGATTAGTATCTGCAATCTGTACACTAACGGCAGAAATATCTTCCGTTTGTGTTTGGATAAACATCAGTTGTTGAAACAGACTAATATCCTTGTCAAATGCCTCATCGTGGATGTAAAAATCATCATCCTCATCACAAAACTCATTACGCATATAATCATTCACCGGTACTTTACCGAGGGGCGTCTCAAAATAATCATTTGAAGCCATTGGGAGCTTCTTGTCCAGTGATTGATCATGCGATTCTATAACCACAACCGTATCAAAAGCCGAAAAGTCCACACGACTGTATATATCGCATACCCTTTTAAAATTATCTTCATTAATCACTTGGGGAGTAAATAAAATTCGAACATCATCTGAAGGCTCTCCATAATTTTTTCGGGCAGTATTGATTCCTTCTTCTATCTGTTGTCGGGAATAAGAGGTAATGTTCATAGAAATTTTAGCTGATCAAATTCATTAAGAATAAAACGCAATGGCTAACCAGTTATTATCGAATTGAAAACTACAAACTTTAGCTTGTTTGTCATTATCTAATTTTGCTAAAAAATAATCGCCATCTTTCAGGACCTTAACGTCATTCATATTTAACCGTAGCCCTTTGCCCAGAAGTTTAATATAGGCTTCTTTAATGGTCCATAACTGGATGGTAGAAACAGTATCCTTTCCATCTTTTTCTTCGGGATGCATTATTCTTGTTCTTAGTCCATCGGCCACCTTTCTATCTGTGGGTTCAAGATCAATTCCGATCGGATGTTCCCTGGCAAGACCGCACAATACTTTTTTATTTGTATGCGCAATACTAACTTCAAACTGCTCCAAACGGGTTTTAGCAAAAGGATTTCCCCATTCATTTTTCCAAACAAGAAATTCCATCTCAGGCAATTCCCATTCTTGAGCCAACTTTTTAAATAATAACCGCGAGCTTACAAACTCCCTCCGCCGACTTTCATTTTCTAACTGATTCAATTCTTGCTGTTCTTCCAAATGCAACCTATTTAGTTGCTTTGAGGAAGGTTCAGCGATGTCATCAAGACCAAATATAGCTTCAAAAGGCAGAGGAACTTGATCCCGATTAAATATATTTGACATTCTAATAATGAAAGTTTACTGGCTCACCTTTTCGTTCTTACAGCTTAAAATCGATAAAATTGTGATATTATAAAACTATTCAACCATAACAAGAAAAAACTCACAATTTTGTGGCTAATTCCCTATTTTTAGCGACTTAGCAATACCTCTTTAAACAGAATTAAATTTCATCTTATTCTCATGAGCAATACTGAGTCCTCAGTAAGTGAACAACACGAAATACGTCTTGAAAAACTAAAAGAGCTGCGGGAAATGGGGGAAAATCCTTATCCCTATGACTTTGAGGTAACACACAAAAGTAAATATATTCTTGATCATCCCGAATTAATAAAAGAAGATGATCAGGATGAGGACGATGTTGAAACAGTTTCTGTAGCGGGACGTGTAATGACACGTCGAATCATGGGAGGATCAACCTTTTTTAACCTGCAGGATTCGGAAGGACAGATTCAGGTTTACATCCGTAAAAATGATGTAGGCAAGGAAAAATACAATGAAGTATTTAAACGTTTAACCGACATCGGAGATATTGTCGGAATCAAGGGTCACGTATTTAAAACCGGAACTGGCGAAACCACGGTTTATGCGAAAGAATTTCAGCTCTTAAGCAAAACTCTCCGCCCTATTCCTCTTCCGAAGGAAGTAGAGGAAGACGGAGAAACCAAGGTGTATGATGCTTTCTCGGATAAAGAACAACGGTATCGTCAACGGTACCTGGATCTGATCGTTAATCCTGAAGTTCGTGATGTATTCCAGCAACGAACGGAAATGGTACAGGCCATGCGGAATTTCATGAACGACAAAGGCTATATGGAGGTAGAAACGCCCATTTTGCAACCCATATATGGTGGAGCCTCGGCAGAACCATTTGTAACCCATCATAATGCGCTGGATATGAAACTATACCTCCGTATCGCCAATGAGTTATATCTCAAGAGGCTGATCGTCGGAGGATATGACGGCGTATATGAATTTTCAAAAGACTTCCGTAATGAGGGACTTTCTCGGTTCCACAATCCCGAATTCACCCAGGTCGAATTATATGTAGCCTACAAAGATTACAACTGGATGATGGATTTTGTGGAAAAAATGATTGAAAATGTGGCCAAGACACTACACGGTTCTGCTACCGTTCAGGTTGGGGACAATGAGATTGACTTCTCCGCCCCCTGGCCTCGCATACCCATGTTCGAAGCTATTGAAGATGAAACCGGTAAAGACATATATGGCAAGGACCTAAGTGAATTAAAAGAAATAGCTAAGGAACTTCATATTGAGCTAGAAGATAGCTTTGGAAAAGGAAAAATAATCGATGAAATATTCGGAGAATATATTGAACCTAACCTGATTCAACCGACTTTCATCACGGATTATCCCATTGAAATGAGTCCTCTTGCCAAGAAACATCGCGAAAAAGAAGGATTGGTTGAACGTTTTGAATGCATCTGCAATGGCAAAGAAATTGCCAATGCTTTTTCTGAACTCAATGATCCGGTTGACCAACGTGAACGGTTCGAAGAGCAGTCTCGTCTGCGTGCTGAAGGCGATGAAGAAGCGATGGCCATTGATGAGGATTTTCTGCAGGCACTCGAATACGGTATGCCTCCCACTGCGGGACTCGGTATCGGTATCGATCGATTGGCTATGATTATGACGGATTCCGATTCTATACGTGACGTGCTGTTCTTTCCGCAGATGAAGCCGGAAAAGTAACACCAACCATCATGAATTTCGAGTGGTACCTGGCCAAACGTTACTTTCAAGGCAAACGTAAAGACTCCAGCTTTTTATCGTTTATTAAAGCTATGGCCATTACGGGCGTAGCCGTAGGATCGGCAGGGTTGCTTATTGCTCTTTCCATTGTACACGGGTTTAAGTCATCAATAGACAGCAAGGTTTTAGGCTTTGCTCCTCATTTTACTGTTACTACATTCAGCAGTGGCGAGCCAATCTTACGGGCTGATACTCTTCTCACTAAGCTAGAAGATTATCCTGAAATTGCTCAGGCACAAGCCGTAATTCACGGACAAGCCATGATTCAATCCTCAGAGGAAGTTACAGGCATCTTAATGAAGGGGGTCAACCAGGAAGGCGATGTCACCGACATCAGAGAGTATATCCATCGCGGAAAATATAACTTAGACAAAGATAGTACTGGTCTGCCCGGCATGGTCATAGGCTCAAAGCTGGCGAAAACCTTAAATGCAGACATAGGTTCTAAACTTACCACTTATACCGTAGAAGGACTTCCTTCACCGCTGAGTTCGCCAGAAATTAAGCAGTTTAGACTAAGTGGTATTTATCAGACAGGTATCGGACAGTTCGATGAGACTTTTGCATTGGTTGCCCGTCCCCATGCACAAGAGCTTTTCGGGACTCCCAAAAATGAGGCCTCACAGATAGAAATACGCCTTACAGATTACACGCAGATACCTGAGTTCAAACAACAAATAAGTGGCGACCTTGACTTTCCTTACTTTGCTGAAAGCATTTATGAAAAGCATAGTAGTATTTTTGCGTGGATCGATTTACAGGAGCAAACCATCCCCTTTGTTATCGGAGTCATGATTATTGTTGCGGCCTTTAACCTTATCGGCACAGTTCTGATGATGGTACTGGAGCGAACCAAAGACATAGGCATCCTCAAGACAATGGGAGCCAACGACAAAAGCATCCGCTATATCTTTTTGTTGGAAGGCCTTTTTGTAGCTATATCCGGGCTGCTTATCGGTATTGCTTTATCTCTTTTATTTGCCTGGCTCCAATCT
This genomic interval carries:
- a CDS encoding 6-pyruvoyl trahydropterin synthase family protein — translated: MPTWTLHTTFKFDAAHRIEGYDGKCGRLHGHSYKVHISAESNKLNPSKYLNTDDMVCDFKELKWAAKGSEKGGLDHSVLNEEIPVNPTAERIAEFIYKETMSRIPEGITLKVTVWETENCWVEYTDEGE
- a CDS encoding thioredoxin family protein, whose protein sequence is MDINKTAYILSIVLTIGLLAFLPVENNPAERLEIGAKAPLTDVEVTDVSGETLTLAEVAGENGLLVNFSCNTCPWVKAWEDRYNPIAELAEGNGIGVIALNPNAAIRDEGESMEDMKERAESSNYQFYYALDKQAKLAEAFGATRTPDIFLFNSDMELVYTGAIDDNAKSAEDVEKTFLKNAIENLVAGNEIDPKTTKALGCTIKWPE
- a CDS encoding TlpA family protein disulfide reductase, translated to MIRNSVAFKSILMVGFVIFATVVVGIAQTTTSDSEPLLKDVAREELQEIINSYEDEKAVLINVWATWCAPCIEEFPHIVELQREYQDEVQVIFISADFPDNRERAIKFLKEQEVDWMTYFKTGKDQPFIEALSENWSGALPFTKILDKDGHVIASWEQGAEYEKFKTNIKKALNN
- a CDS encoding MGMT family protein, whose amino-acid sequence is MDDYYERVYSVVAQIPRGRVSTYGIIARYLGIASGARMVGYALNNVSETNIPAHRVVNRYGELTGRAHFPDDTMRERLKQEGVTFVDDYQIDIEKHLWDPNEQNI
- a CDS encoding Rossmann-like and DUF2520 domain-containing protein; protein product: MEKPDVTIIGLGALGTTLVRALVEKGVEVKSVYNRTSKTAYSVARKLNIDIAGGFPSGINELGEIVFITVSDGAISEITARLKKLSGNVEDHTFVHCSGSESAELLSPLRKEGGAVASFHPLQTFTSSSTTDDFSDIFFSLQGDEKSFGLLRKIAKSLGAKAMEVTASQKSHLHVAGVMASNYLHALLQSSVSLAEISGLPAEDIKRALLPLVQTSLNNAKQSSFEAALSGPIKRGDITTVKKHLDILKDNPELLEVYKTLGNRTVDMVRDAGHLGQDTAINLSNLLK
- the amrB gene encoding AmmeMemoRadiSam system protein B, whose amino-acid sequence is MNITSYSRQQIEEGINTARKNYGEPSDDVRILFTPQVINEDNFKRVCDIYSRVDFSAFDTVVVIESHDQSLDKKLPMASNDYFETPLGKVPVNDYMRNEFCDEDDDFYIHDEAFDKDISLFQQLMFIQTQTEDISAVSVQIADTNPAIVKEVAYVLEEVLASRNALLVFCCELENIHKKEFRKVAEMVSQNNHSGLLNYLNSGESKIKGTTSFIAGIIVANKWGADLTFLENIYENYEGSLLTAYADRQQVFFS
- a CDS encoding 4'-phosphopantetheinyl transferase family protein, coding for MSNIFNRDQVPLPFEAIFGLDDIAEPSSKQLNRLHLEEQQELNQLENESRRREFVSSRLLFKKLAQEWELPEMEFLVWKNEWGNPFAKTRLEQFEVSIAHTNKKVLCGLAREHPIGIDLEPTDRKVADGLRTRIMHPEEKDGKDTVSTIQLWTIKEAYIKLLGKGLRLNMNDVKVLKDGDYFLAKLDNDKQAKVCSFQFDNNWLAIAFYS
- the lysS gene encoding lysine--tRNA ligase → MSNTESSVSEQHEIRLEKLKELREMGENPYPYDFEVTHKSKYILDHPELIKEDDQDEDDVETVSVAGRVMTRRIMGGSTFFNLQDSEGQIQVYIRKNDVGKEKYNEVFKRLTDIGDIVGIKGHVFKTGTGETTVYAKEFQLLSKTLRPIPLPKEVEEDGETKVYDAFSDKEQRYRQRYLDLIVNPEVRDVFQQRTEMVQAMRNFMNDKGYMEVETPILQPIYGGASAEPFVTHHNALDMKLYLRIANELYLKRLIVGGYDGVYEFSKDFRNEGLSRFHNPEFTQVELYVAYKDYNWMMDFVEKMIENVAKTLHGSATVQVGDNEIDFSAPWPRIPMFEAIEDETGKDIYGKDLSELKEIAKELHIELEDSFGKGKIIDEIFGEYIEPNLIQPTFITDYPIEMSPLAKKHREKEGLVERFECICNGKEIANAFSELNDPVDQRERFEEQSRLRAEGDEEAMAIDEDFLQALEYGMPPTAGLGIGIDRLAMIMTDSDSIRDVLFFPQMKPEK
- a CDS encoding ABC transporter permease, yielding MNFEWYLAKRYFQGKRKDSSFLSFIKAMAITGVAVGSAGLLIALSIVHGFKSSIDSKVLGFAPHFTVTTFSSGEPILRADTLLTKLEDYPEIAQAQAVIHGQAMIQSSEEVTGILMKGVNQEGDVTDIREYIHRGKYNLDKDSTGLPGMVIGSKLAKTLNADIGSKLTTYTVEGLPSPLSSPEIKQFRLSGIYQTGIGQFDETFALVARPHAQELFGTPKNEASQIEIRLTDYTQIPEFKQQISGDLDFPYFAESIYEKHSSIFAWIDLQEQTIPFVIGVMIIVAAFNLIGTVLMMVLERTKDIGILKTMGANDKSIRYIFLLEGLFVAISGLLIGIALSLLFAWLQSTYQLIPLSEENYYMAYAPVEPHGLDFVIVAGVTLLLCALSSYLPARIAAKTDPLKVIAYGR